In a single window of the Bactrocera dorsalis isolate Fly_Bdor chromosome 2, ASM2337382v1, whole genome shotgun sequence genome:
- the LOC105230472 gene encoding cadherin-99C isoform X3 — MNTPYEVTVPESTPVGTTIFRHIQALDKDAGVNGLVEYFIVEGNTNTTEDETMTIADGYGTFAISFPHQGQVTVAKTLDYEKVQRYYLTIVAADRARNVSERLSSTTTLTVNVADSDDQDPSFIYRGCVLLDGACINPEYSASVPAGSLQGVLTVTPERIQAVDLDTISSPIHYSFASGMPNNYADYFEIDEQTGVLKQIKAVDTSTAKKYDIVVKAEEVSMAKRFTTAKLTINVKPVDANPPVISASDIDGYVDENSPISTRVVDANGRPITFKTTDADLGDDDPKPDYIYELTTPSFNVTNDGILIVNEEGLDRDPPAPGRYKFQVVAREPRTNAASAPLSLTVHLRDVNDNPPKLAMVPPITITAGDGQRNVTKVTATDNDEGENAIITYSIYHVSNNGQQKFHIDEKTGEIETRGRLLAGEQYSITVQATDNGGLSSQAIVEIAVTPGPNTKPPKFVKPIYEVQVSEGAEINSTVTVVHAEDPENDPVVYSIVSGNDLRQFAVGQESGVIMVIRKLDRESLTRYQLTVLAEDNGGLSSSATVNIKVTDINDKNPEFDESTLPYVFEVDEGQKDAFVGIVHATDADEGINAEITYSVPQDIPFAIDGKSGEIRTAAPLDYERQKEYRFVVTAKDGAPDARLGTASVTVQVRDLPDEVPKFTDARIDVHVPENEADYLVATVQAVDPDTVQQITYVLRKGASELFKVSPHTGEIRTTTGLDYEKKKQHELIVGTIENDGDGPGDTIRIFIEVDDRNDVRPVFAAVPEPVTVNDDQSIGTRIATMAAIDGDGSSPGNVVRYEMVGRGKALKYFQVDADSGTVRIRDDLRKEEDTEYQVDIRAYDMGEPQLSSVATLPVFVRHLLIDPNESNTMEGKLNDGTIMSPESIGLAFSDDSYTTGVPETTGINATIKVIQVINSKKSRDGMPSFKCEIVNGNDMDYFDIMTEDHGCGVKLIKHLDFENTTAYSLSIRLISHKYFVNPQRSMATVKIIVQDENDNAPEFIFNRAHPTRKDTFYAVVAPEVDIDTPILQVRATDRDSGKYGMIRYKIYDEEDNVISDENLPTTYFVMTEDTGILRTAKLFQDGATFPMMFYVEARDNDGQELGSHHTRARIVINQINDQHRMSLVFSDSAPNEIRNHYSALEELLEEKTNGLISGIERFSNRKILTENGTIIENPAATDVWFYLIDPKTEQILPRNDTIVREALLEPTARAELNFAASGVAHATAEGIYAPIEMKQQVTRVKAAIAINDDVFPYTLIAISIIILILGTIGIIYICISWSKYKNFKQRMRQYAAPSPTRYDPVIVNSQAANSGDAVTNMKEYETQVLAMAVPPDGDDDLQLDFSAKNHAFSLDNVSYITHKENGTSGGQASPSHSDATTATITTLRRNNNNNNLNNMAHNNSNNNNNNNNMNGMNNRQNTFNRTLEMNARNNANPLAAAANGTLPGTLTLGRLKHQNGATHYQNGGYKLDAVSRNNLANLQNNSYSTMGRRGNTFGGPNGLNSLNGGAADGSGNVGELMTNTLGRNNHQHHHLNSRGYADVPITNPLFQRSNGDLSHISTTNENVTFGKRDYGQLGFSYLNDLDRSEVETTTEL, encoded by the exons GACCGCGCACGCAACGTTTCGGAGCGCCTCTCCTCGACCACCACGCTGACGGTGAACGTAGCCGATTCGGACGACCAGGATCCATCGTTTATTTATCGCGGCTGCGTGCTGCTCGATGGCGCCTGCATCAATCCCGAGTACTCCGCCTCGGTGCCGGCTGGGTCGCTGCAAGGTGTGCTCACCGTTACGCCAGAACGCATACAGGCCGTTGACTTGGACACGATCAGTTCGCCAATACACTACTCCTTCGCCAGCGGCATGCCAAACAATTATGCAGATTACTTTGAGATTGATGAGCAGACGGGCGTACTAAAGCAGATCAAAGCGGTGGACACCTCGACCGCCAAGAAGTATGATATTGTCGTAAAAGCCGAGGAAGTATCAATGGCAAAACGATTTACCACCGCCAAGTTGACGATCAATGTGAAGCCCGTCGATGCCAATCCACCAGTTATAAGTGCCAGCGATATTGACGGCTATGTTGACGAGAACTCACCAATCAGCACACGTGTCGTTGACGCAAATGGTCGTCCGATCACTTTTAAGACCACGGACGCCGATTTGGGGGACGATGATCCCAAACCCGATTATATTTACGAGCTCACAACGCCATCTTTTAACGTTACCAACGACGGTATTTTGATTGTCAATGAGGAGGGTTTGGATCGCGATCCACCAGCACCCGGACGCTATAAGTTCCAAGTGGTTGCACGTGAACCGCGCACCAATGCAGCCAGTGCGCCACTCAGCCTTACTGTACATCTACGGGATGTGAACGACAACCCGCCCAAGCTCGCAATGGTGCCACCAATCACGATTACCGCCGGTGATGGTCAACGCAATGTCACTAAGGTGACTGCAACCGACAATGATGAAGGCGAAAATGCCATAATCACTTATTCCATCTATCATGTATCCAACAACGGACAACAGAAGTTCCACATCGACGAGAAGACCGGTGAGATAGAGACGAGAGGTCGCTTATTGGCAGGCGAACAGTATAGCATAACAGTGCAGGCAACAGATAATGGTGGGCTTTCTTCCCAAGCTATTGTCGAAATCGCCGTAACACCAGGACCGAATACGAAACCGCCAAAGTTCGTCAAACCCATCTATGAGGTGCAAGTTAGCGAAGGTGCTGAGATCAATTCCACCGTAACGGTAGTGCATGCCGAAGATCCGGAGAATGATCCGGTGGTGTACTCAATCGTTTCGGGCAACGATTTGCGGCAATTCGCTGTGGGTCAAGAAAGTGGTGTCATTATGGTGATACGCAAATTAGATCGTGAAAGTCTCACACGCTATCAACTTACTGTGTTAGCCGAAGATAATGGCGGTCTATCGAGCAGTGCCACGGTGAATATCAAGGTAACCGATATCAATGACAAAAACCCCGAGTTCGATGAGTCTACACTACCATACGTATTCGAAGTGGATGAAGGCCAGAAGGATGCTTTTGTGGGCATTGTACATGCTACCGATGCAGATGAGGGTATCAACGCTGAGATCACTTACTCCGTGCCACAAGACATACCCTTCGCCATCGACGGTAAGTCGGGCGAGATACGGACCGCCGCGCCTTTGGATTATGAGCGCCAGAAAGAGTACCGCTTCGTGGTGACCGCCAAGGATGGTGCGCCAGATGCGCGCCTCGGTACGGCAAGCGTTACAGTGCAGGTGCGTGATCTGCCCGATGAGGTGCCGAAGTTCACGGATGCACGCATTGATGTGCATGTGCCCGAGAATGAGGCCGACTACTTGGTAGCTACCGTACAAGCTGTCGATCCGGATACGGTACAGCAAATCACTTACGTGCTACGCAAAGGTGCATCTGAGCTCTTCAAGGTGTCGCCACATACAGGTGAAATACGCACCACCACTGGGTTGGATTatgagaagaagaagcagcatgAACTTATTGTTGGCACAATTGAGAATGATGGCGATGGACCCGGTGACACGATACGTATATTTATCGAAGTTGATGATCGCAACGATGTGCGTCCGGTCTTTGCGGCCGTACCGGAACCTGTTACGGTTAACGACGATCAATCGATCGGTACGCGGATAGCTACAATGGCGGCTATAGATGGTGATGGCTCATCGCCTGGCAATGTGGTGCGCTACGAGATGGTCGGACGTGGCAAGGCGTTAAAGTATTTCCAAGTGGATGCCGACTCGGGTACCGTGCGTATAAGAGATGATTTGCGGAAAGAGGAGGACACCGAATATCAGGTGGATATACGCGCTTACGATATGGGTGAACCACAGCTGAGTTCCGTAGCCACCTTGCCGGTGTTCGTACGTCATCTGTTGATCGATCCGAACGAGAGCAATACGATGGAGGGTAAACTGAATGACGGTACCATAATGAGTCCAGAGAGCATAGGTTTGGCTTTCAGCGATGACAGCTATACGACCGGCGTGCCAGAGACTACCGGCATAAATGCAACAATTAAAGTGATACAAGTTATTAATTCGAAGAAGTCGCGCGACGGCATGCCGAGCTTTAAGTGTGAAATAGTTAACGGCAATGATATGGACTACTTCGATATAATGACCGAAGATCACGGTTGTGGTGTTAAATTAATAAAGCATCTCGATTTTGAGAATACCACCGCCTACTCGTTGAGCATACGCCTCATTTCACATAAATACTTCGTGAATCCGCAAAGAAGCATGGCTACGGTGAAAATAATTGTGCAGGATGAAAACGACAATGCGCCCGAGTTCATTTTCAATCGTGCGCACCCCACACGTAAAGATACTTTCTACGCGGTGGTGGCTCCCGAAGTGGACATCGACACACCGATCCTGCAAGTGCGCGCCACTGATCGGGATTCCGGTAAATACGGCATGATACGTTACAAGATTTACGATGAAGAGGACAATGTAATCAGCGATGAAAATTTG CCCACAACCTACTTCGTCATGACCGAAGATACCGGCATCCTACGCACGGCCAAACTCTTCCAAGATGGTGCGACGTTCCCCATGATGTTCTACGTGGAAGCGCGCGATAACgacggtcaagagctgggctcCCATCACACACGCGCGCGCATTGTGATCAATCAGATTAACGATCAGCATCGCATGTCTTTGGTTTTCTCCGATTCGGCGCCAAATGAGATACGCAATCACTACAGCGCCTTGGAAGAGCTACTGGAAGAGAAGACCAATGGACTCATAAGCGGGATAGAGCGCTTCAGTAATCGTAAAATTTTGACAGAGAATGGCACGATCATTGAAAACCCCGCCGCAACGGATGTCTGGTTCTACTTGATCGATCCTAAAACAGAGCAGATACTCCCGCGCAATGATACCATTGTGCGTGAGGCGTTGCTGGAACCGACAGCGCGCGCTGAGCTCAACTTTGCCGCTTCGGGTGTGGCGCATGCGACCGCTGAGGGTATATATGCGCCCATTGAGATGAAGCAGCAAGTGACCAGG GTTAAAGCGGCTATAGCGATCAACGATGACGTATTCCCCTACACGCTAATCGCCATCTCTATAATCATACTCATACTGGGCACAATCGGCATCATCTACATTTGCATCTCGTGGTCGAA GTACAAGAACTTCAAACAGCGCATGCGCCAATACGCCGCGCCCAGCCCCACGCGCTACGACCCGGTAATTGTAAATTCGCAAGCGGCCAACTCCGGCGATGCCGTCACCAACATGAAAGAGTATGAGACGCAAGTACTGGCCATGGCTGTGCCGCCAGATGGCGATGATGATCTTCAGTTGGACTTTAGCGCCAAGAATCATGCCTTCTCGCTGGACAATGTCAGCTACATTACGCACAAAGAGAACGGTACGAGCGGCGGTCAAGCCAGTCCATCGCATTCGGATGCAACCACCGCCACAATCACCACTTTGCGtcgcaataacaataacaacaatttgaaTAATATGGCGcataataatagcaataataataataacaacaacaacatgaacgGCATGAATAATCGCCAGAACACATTCAACCGAACGCTGGAAATGAATGCGCGCAACAATGCCAACCCGCTAGCGGCGGCCGCAAATGGCACGCTGCCTGGCACTTTGACGCTGGGTCGTCTCAAGCATCAAAATGGCGCAACCCACTATCAGAACGGTGGCTACAAGCTAGACGCTGTGAGTCGCAATAACTTGGCGAATCTACAGAACAATAGCTACAGCACAATGGGTCGGCGGGGAAATACATTTGGCGGGCCAAATGGTCTGAATAGCTTGAATGGCGGCGCTGCTGATGGTAGCGGGAATGTTGGTGAGTTGATGACAAACACGCTGGGACGCAACAATCATCAGCATCATCACCTCAACAGTCGCGGCTATGCGGACGTGCCGATAACGAACCCGCTATTTCAACG CTCCAATGGGGATCTGAGCCACATAAGTACCACcaatgaaaatgtcactttCGGCAAGCGTGACTATGGACAGTTAGGTTTCTCTTACTTAAATGATTTAGATCGTTCAGAGGTGGAGACGACAACGGAGCTGTAA
- the LOC105230472 gene encoding cadherin-99C isoform X2 → MCRPDNKNVSCSIRNATNKRRSIPIIVRVSDVNDNAPRFMNTPYEVTVPESTPVGTTIFRHIQALDKDAGVNGLVEYFIVEGNTNTTEDETMTIADGYGTFAISFPHQGQVTVAKTLDYEKVQRYYLTIVAADRARNVSERLSSTTTLTVNVADSDDQDPSFIYRGCVLLDGACINPEYSASVPAGSLQGVLTVTPERIQAVDLDTISSPIHYSFASGMPNNYADYFEIDEQTGVLKQIKAVDTSTAKKYDIVVKAEEVSMAKRFTTAKLTINVKPVDANPPVISASDIDGYVDENSPISTRVVDANGRPITFKTTDADLGDDDPKPDYIYELTTPSFNVTNDGILIVNEEGLDRDPPAPGRYKFQVVAREPRTNAASAPLSLTVHLRDVNDNPPKLAMVPPITITAGDGQRNVTKVTATDNDEGENAIITYSIYHVSNNGQQKFHIDEKTGEIETRGRLLAGEQYSITVQATDNGGLSSQAIVEIAVTPGPNTKPPKFVKPIYEVQVSEGAEINSTVTVVHAEDPENDPVVYSIVSGNDLRQFAVGQESGVIMVIRKLDRESLTRYQLTVLAEDNGGLSSSATVNIKVTDINDKNPEFDESTLPYVFEVDEGQKDAFVGIVHATDADEGINAEITYSVPQDIPFAIDGKSGEIRTAAPLDYERQKEYRFVVTAKDGAPDARLGTASVTVQVRDLPDEVPKFTDARIDVHVPENEADYLVATVQAVDPDTVQQITYVLRKGASELFKVSPHTGEIRTTTGLDYEKKKQHELIVGTIENDGDGPGDTIRIFIEVDDRNDVRPVFAAVPEPVTVNDDQSIGTRIATMAAIDGDGSSPGNVVRYEMVGRGKALKYFQVDADSGTVRIRDDLRKEEDTEYQVDIRAYDMGEPQLSSVATLPVFVRHLLIDPNESNTMEGKLNDGTIMSPESIGLAFSDDSYTTGVPETTGINATIKVIQVINSKKSRDGMPSFKCEIVNGNDMDYFDIMTEDHGCGVKLIKHLDFENTTAYSLSIRLISHKYFVNPQRSMATVKIIVQDENDNAPEFIFNRAHPTRKDTFYAVVAPEVDIDTPILQVRATDRDSGKYGMIRYKIYDEEDNVISDENLPTTYFVMTEDTGILRTAKLFQDGATFPMMFYVEARDNDGQELGSHHTRARIVINQINDQHRMSLVFSDSAPNEIRNHYSALEELLEEKTNGLISGIERFSNRKILTENGTIIENPAATDVWFYLIDPKTEQILPRNDTIVREALLEPTARAELNFAASGVAHATAEGIYAPIEMKQQVTRVKAAIAINDDVFPYTLIAISIIILILGTIGIIYICISWSKYKNFKQRMRQYAAPSPTRYDPVIVNSQAANSGDAVTNMKEYETQVLAMAVPPDGDDDLQLDFSAKNHAFSLDNVSYITHKENGTSGGQASPSHSDATTATITTLRRNNNNNNLNNMAHNNSNNNNNNNNMNGMNNRQNTFNRTLEMNARNNANPLAAAANGTLPGTLTLGRLKHQNGATHYQNGGYKLDAVSRNNLANLQNNSYSTMGRRGNTFGGPNGLNSLNGGAADGSGNVGELMTNTLGRNNHQHHHLNSRGYADVPITNPLFQRSNGDLSHISTTNENVTFGKRDYGQLGFSYLNDLDRSEVETTTEL, encoded by the exons GACCGCGCACGCAACGTTTCGGAGCGCCTCTCCTCGACCACCACGCTGACGGTGAACGTAGCCGATTCGGACGACCAGGATCCATCGTTTATTTATCGCGGCTGCGTGCTGCTCGATGGCGCCTGCATCAATCCCGAGTACTCCGCCTCGGTGCCGGCTGGGTCGCTGCAAGGTGTGCTCACCGTTACGCCAGAACGCATACAGGCCGTTGACTTGGACACGATCAGTTCGCCAATACACTACTCCTTCGCCAGCGGCATGCCAAACAATTATGCAGATTACTTTGAGATTGATGAGCAGACGGGCGTACTAAAGCAGATCAAAGCGGTGGACACCTCGACCGCCAAGAAGTATGATATTGTCGTAAAAGCCGAGGAAGTATCAATGGCAAAACGATTTACCACCGCCAAGTTGACGATCAATGTGAAGCCCGTCGATGCCAATCCACCAGTTATAAGTGCCAGCGATATTGACGGCTATGTTGACGAGAACTCACCAATCAGCACACGTGTCGTTGACGCAAATGGTCGTCCGATCACTTTTAAGACCACGGACGCCGATTTGGGGGACGATGATCCCAAACCCGATTATATTTACGAGCTCACAACGCCATCTTTTAACGTTACCAACGACGGTATTTTGATTGTCAATGAGGAGGGTTTGGATCGCGATCCACCAGCACCCGGACGCTATAAGTTCCAAGTGGTTGCACGTGAACCGCGCACCAATGCAGCCAGTGCGCCACTCAGCCTTACTGTACATCTACGGGATGTGAACGACAACCCGCCCAAGCTCGCAATGGTGCCACCAATCACGATTACCGCCGGTGATGGTCAACGCAATGTCACTAAGGTGACTGCAACCGACAATGATGAAGGCGAAAATGCCATAATCACTTATTCCATCTATCATGTATCCAACAACGGACAACAGAAGTTCCACATCGACGAGAAGACCGGTGAGATAGAGACGAGAGGTCGCTTATTGGCAGGCGAACAGTATAGCATAACAGTGCAGGCAACAGATAATGGTGGGCTTTCTTCCCAAGCTATTGTCGAAATCGCCGTAACACCAGGACCGAATACGAAACCGCCAAAGTTCGTCAAACCCATCTATGAGGTGCAAGTTAGCGAAGGTGCTGAGATCAATTCCACCGTAACGGTAGTGCATGCCGAAGATCCGGAGAATGATCCGGTGGTGTACTCAATCGTTTCGGGCAACGATTTGCGGCAATTCGCTGTGGGTCAAGAAAGTGGTGTCATTATGGTGATACGCAAATTAGATCGTGAAAGTCTCACACGCTATCAACTTACTGTGTTAGCCGAAGATAATGGCGGTCTATCGAGCAGTGCCACGGTGAATATCAAGGTAACCGATATCAATGACAAAAACCCCGAGTTCGATGAGTCTACACTACCATACGTATTCGAAGTGGATGAAGGCCAGAAGGATGCTTTTGTGGGCATTGTACATGCTACCGATGCAGATGAGGGTATCAACGCTGAGATCACTTACTCCGTGCCACAAGACATACCCTTCGCCATCGACGGTAAGTCGGGCGAGATACGGACCGCCGCGCCTTTGGATTATGAGCGCCAGAAAGAGTACCGCTTCGTGGTGACCGCCAAGGATGGTGCGCCAGATGCGCGCCTCGGTACGGCAAGCGTTACAGTGCAGGTGCGTGATCTGCCCGATGAGGTGCCGAAGTTCACGGATGCACGCATTGATGTGCATGTGCCCGAGAATGAGGCCGACTACTTGGTAGCTACCGTACAAGCTGTCGATCCGGATACGGTACAGCAAATCACTTACGTGCTACGCAAAGGTGCATCTGAGCTCTTCAAGGTGTCGCCACATACAGGTGAAATACGCACCACCACTGGGTTGGATTatgagaagaagaagcagcatgAACTTATTGTTGGCACAATTGAGAATGATGGCGATGGACCCGGTGACACGATACGTATATTTATCGAAGTTGATGATCGCAACGATGTGCGTCCGGTCTTTGCGGCCGTACCGGAACCTGTTACGGTTAACGACGATCAATCGATCGGTACGCGGATAGCTACAATGGCGGCTATAGATGGTGATGGCTCATCGCCTGGCAATGTGGTGCGCTACGAGATGGTCGGACGTGGCAAGGCGTTAAAGTATTTCCAAGTGGATGCCGACTCGGGTACCGTGCGTATAAGAGATGATTTGCGGAAAGAGGAGGACACCGAATATCAGGTGGATATACGCGCTTACGATATGGGTGAACCACAGCTGAGTTCCGTAGCCACCTTGCCGGTGTTCGTACGTCATCTGTTGATCGATCCGAACGAGAGCAATACGATGGAGGGTAAACTGAATGACGGTACCATAATGAGTCCAGAGAGCATAGGTTTGGCTTTCAGCGATGACAGCTATACGACCGGCGTGCCAGAGACTACCGGCATAAATGCAACAATTAAAGTGATACAAGTTATTAATTCGAAGAAGTCGCGCGACGGCATGCCGAGCTTTAAGTGTGAAATAGTTAACGGCAATGATATGGACTACTTCGATATAATGACCGAAGATCACGGTTGTGGTGTTAAATTAATAAAGCATCTCGATTTTGAGAATACCACCGCCTACTCGTTGAGCATACGCCTCATTTCACATAAATACTTCGTGAATCCGCAAAGAAGCATGGCTACGGTGAAAATAATTGTGCAGGATGAAAACGACAATGCGCCCGAGTTCATTTTCAATCGTGCGCACCCCACACGTAAAGATACTTTCTACGCGGTGGTGGCTCCCGAAGTGGACATCGACACACCGATCCTGCAAGTGCGCGCCACTGATCGGGATTCCGGTAAATACGGCATGATACGTTACAAGATTTACGATGAAGAGGACAATGTAATCAGCGATGAAAATTTG CCCACAACCTACTTCGTCATGACCGAAGATACCGGCATCCTACGCACGGCCAAACTCTTCCAAGATGGTGCGACGTTCCCCATGATGTTCTACGTGGAAGCGCGCGATAACgacggtcaagagctgggctcCCATCACACACGCGCGCGCATTGTGATCAATCAGATTAACGATCAGCATCGCATGTCTTTGGTTTTCTCCGATTCGGCGCCAAATGAGATACGCAATCACTACAGCGCCTTGGAAGAGCTACTGGAAGAGAAGACCAATGGACTCATAAGCGGGATAGAGCGCTTCAGTAATCGTAAAATTTTGACAGAGAATGGCACGATCATTGAAAACCCCGCCGCAACGGATGTCTGGTTCTACTTGATCGATCCTAAAACAGAGCAGATACTCCCGCGCAATGATACCATTGTGCGTGAGGCGTTGCTGGAACCGACAGCGCGCGCTGAGCTCAACTTTGCCGCTTCGGGTGTGGCGCATGCGACCGCTGAGGGTATATATGCGCCCATTGAGATGAAGCAGCAAGTGACCAGG GTTAAAGCGGCTATAGCGATCAACGATGACGTATTCCCCTACACGCTAATCGCCATCTCTATAATCATACTCATACTGGGCACAATCGGCATCATCTACATTTGCATCTCGTGGTCGAA GTACAAGAACTTCAAACAGCGCATGCGCCAATACGCCGCGCCCAGCCCCACGCGCTACGACCCGGTAATTGTAAATTCGCAAGCGGCCAACTCCGGCGATGCCGTCACCAACATGAAAGAGTATGAGACGCAAGTACTGGCCATGGCTGTGCCGCCAGATGGCGATGATGATCTTCAGTTGGACTTTAGCGCCAAGAATCATGCCTTCTCGCTGGACAATGTCAGCTACATTACGCACAAAGAGAACGGTACGAGCGGCGGTCAAGCCAGTCCATCGCATTCGGATGCAACCACCGCCACAATCACCACTTTGCGtcgcaataacaataacaacaatttgaaTAATATGGCGcataataatagcaataataataataacaacaacaacatgaacgGCATGAATAATCGCCAGAACACATTCAACCGAACGCTGGAAATGAATGCGCGCAACAATGCCAACCCGCTAGCGGCGGCCGCAAATGGCACGCTGCCTGGCACTTTGACGCTGGGTCGTCTCAAGCATCAAAATGGCGCAACCCACTATCAGAACGGTGGCTACAAGCTAGACGCTGTGAGTCGCAATAACTTGGCGAATCTACAGAACAATAGCTACAGCACAATGGGTCGGCGGGGAAATACATTTGGCGGGCCAAATGGTCTGAATAGCTTGAATGGCGGCGCTGCTGATGGTAGCGGGAATGTTGGTGAGTTGATGACAAACACGCTGGGACGCAACAATCATCAGCATCATCACCTCAACAGTCGCGGCTATGCGGACGTGCCGATAACGAACCCGCTATTTCAACG CTCCAATGGGGATCTGAGCCACATAAGTACCACcaatgaaaatgtcactttCGGCAAGCGTGACTATGGACAGTTAGGTTTCTCTTACTTAAATGATTTAGATCGTTCAGAGGTGGAGACGACAACGGAGCTGTAA